In Halarcobacter bivalviorum, a genomic segment contains:
- a CDS encoding flagellar biosynthetic protein FliR, with amino-acid sequence MEQLLSLLNEELLFSSLLLFARILAFVAFMPPIFDHNSVSPTVRVGIAFYLTIFLYPLIDVKGDFSQDNFILSLISEITLGLIASFFMHVIFAAVRIIGEFVEYATALSMASMFDAASGTNSGLVNRLLYLIALMLFFQTGMYEITIIMLVKSFSMVHLGMFDIFSYDGIQIAIDEIKRMFAFAFAFALPLFFIGFILDIYYGYGTKSMPAFSPFVITFQLKFALIFIFLILGMEVFTESFTNYMINKFE; translated from the coding sequence ATGGAACAACTTTTATCATTACTAAATGAAGAACTACTATTTAGTTCTTTACTTTTATTTGCTAGAATATTAGCTTTTGTAGCATTTATGCCTCCTATTTTTGATCATAATTCTGTTAGTCCTACGGTTAGAGTTGGAATTGCTTTTTATCTTACAATATTTTTATACCCTTTAATTGACGTAAAAGGTGATTTTTCACAAGATAATTTTATTTTATCTTTAATCTCTGAAATAACTCTTGGTTTAATAGCGTCATTCTTTATGCATGTTATTTTTGCAGCAGTAAGAATTATTGGAGAGTTTGTAGAATATGCAACTGCTTTATCTATGGCAAGTATGTTTGATGCTGCAAGTGGAACAAATTCAGGTTTAGTAAATAGATTATTATATTTAATAGCATTAATGCTTTTTTTCCAAACAGGAATGTATGAAATTACAATTATTATGCTTGTAAAAAGTTTTTCTATGGTTCATTTAGGGATGTTTGATATATTTTCTTATGATGGAATACAAATAGCAATTGATGAAATAAAAAGAATGTTTGCTTTTGCCTTTGCTTTTGCCTTACCTCTATTCTTTATAGGATTTATTTTAGATATATATTATGGATATGGAACAAAATCAATGCCTGCATTTTCGCCTTTTGTTATTACTTTTCAATTAAAGTTTGCATTGATTTTTATTTTTTTAATTTTAGGTATGGAAGTTTTTACAGAAAGTTTTACAAATTATATGATTAATAAGTTTGAATAG
- a CDS encoding HlyD family efflux transporter periplasmic adaptor subunit, whose product MRYLIVSLLFINSLFAYEFYAKLEPVNSYAIKSSVSGKVLFVNDEIEGKEANNSKIIEIDSYVDRIDLKQSKIKLKAISEMLEIEEKNYNRMLKVSSKSGFEKDSQKLKAINYRTTKADIEVKIANLEDSIKNKLLKEKNRYIYNIAVEEGDYVTPGTLLYEAKDLSKGKLEIYVPIDDIETIKNKNIYIDGKKSDLKLNKIYEVADSKHISSYKVEIVIPSPKIFSRLVKIEFK is encoded by the coding sequence ATGAGATATTTAATAGTTTCATTATTATTTATAAACTCTTTATTTGCATATGAATTTTATGCAAAATTAGAGCCAGTTAATTCTTATGCAATTAAATCTTCTGTTAGTGGAAAAGTTTTATTTGTAAATGATGAAATAGAAGGAAAAGAAGCTAATAATTCTAAAATTATTGAAATAGACTCTTATGTAGATAGAATTGATTTAAAACAATCAAAAATAAAACTTAAAGCAATATCTGAAATGCTTGAGATTGAAGAGAAAAATTATAATAGAATGTTAAAAGTCTCTTCTAAATCAGGTTTTGAAAAAGATTCACAAAAATTAAAAGCTATAAATTATAGAACAACAAAAGCAGATATTGAAGTAAAAATAGCAAATTTAGAAGATAGTATTAAAAATAAACTTTTAAAAGAAAAAAATAGATATATCTATAATATTGCAGTAGAAGAAGGAGATTATGTTACTCCGGGTACTTTACTTTATGAAGCAAAGGATTTATCAAAGGGTAAATTAGAGATTTATGTTCCTATTGATGATATTGAAACAATAAAAAATAAAAATATCTATATTGATGGTAAAAAGAGTGATTTAAAACTTAATAAAATTTATGAAGTGGCAGACTCTAAACATATCTCTTCTTATAAAGTAGAAATAGTTATTCCCTCTCCAAAAATATTTTCTAGGTTAGTAAAAATTGAATTCAAATAA
- the fliI gene encoding flagellar protein export ATPase FliI has protein sequence MDIDSLLNSIDSSSLSIPFGRIKHISSTTIKASGIEVAVGDIVRIESQQHIYSVLGMVASIESNDFTIVPFSFIDGFRIHDKVFLQKDGLSVATGYGLLGRVVNALGEPIDDKGKIKDLTENSAINKVSMSPLERGVIDERFSTGVKAIDSMLTAGKGQKVGIFAGSGVGKSTLMGMIVKGCEAQIKVVALIGERGREIPEFIHYNLNNNLENTIIVAATSDESALMRKYGAFTAMAIAEFFRDKGHDVLLMMDSVTRFAMAQREIGLSTGEPPVSRGYPPSVFALLPQLMERAGNNAKGSITAFFTVLVDGDDMNDPIADQSRSILDGHIVLTRDLTEQGFYPPINLLKSASRVMDKVVNDEHYNYFLKLKRVLSLIKENEVLVRVGAYKPGMDKELDDALARKDKIRTFLTQGMKEQYNFNEIVAKFKEVFQ, from the coding sequence ATGGATATTGATTCATTATTAAATAGCATTGATTCTTCATCACTATCAATTCCCTTTGGAAGAATTAAACATATCTCTTCTACTACAATAAAAGCTTCAGGTATAGAAGTAGCAGTTGGCGATATTGTACGAATTGAGTCTCAACAACATATTTATTCTGTTCTTGGAATGGTTGCTTCAATTGAATCAAATGATTTTACAATTGTTCCTTTCTCTTTTATTGATGGATTTAGAATCCATGATAAAGTTTTTTTACAAAAAGATGGATTATCTGTTGCCACTGGATATGGTCTTTTAGGTAGAGTTGTAAATGCTTTAGGAGAACCAATTGATGATAAAGGGAAAATTAAAGATTTAACAGAAAATTCTGCTATTAATAAAGTTTCTATGTCTCCTTTAGAAAGAGGAGTTATAGATGAAAGATTTTCAACTGGTGTAAAAGCTATTGATTCTATGTTGACAGCAGGAAAAGGACAAAAAGTAGGTATTTTTGCAGGTTCAGGGGTTGGAAAATCAACTCTAATGGGAATGATTGTAAAAGGATGTGAAGCTCAAATTAAAGTAGTTGCTTTAATTGGGGAAAGAGGGCGTGAGATTCCTGAATTTATTCATTATAATTTGAATAATAATTTAGAAAATACAATTATAGTTGCAGCAACTTCAGATGAATCAGCTTTAATGAGAAAATATGGAGCATTTACAGCAATGGCAATTGCGGAATTTTTTAGAGATAAAGGGCATGATGTTTTATTGATGATGGATTCTGTTACAAGATTTGCAATGGCTCAAAGAGAGATAGGATTAAGTACAGGAGAACCTCCTGTAAGTCGTGGTTATCCACCTTCAGTTTTTGCTTTATTACCTCAATTGATGGAGCGTGCTGGAAATAATGCAAAGGGTTCTATTACAGCATTTTTTACAGTTTTAGTTGATGGGGATGATATGAATGATCCTATTGCTGACCAAAGTAGATCAATTCTAGATGGACATATTGTTTTAACAAGAGATTTAACAGAACAAGGTTTTTATCCTCCTATAAATTTATTAAAATCTGCTTCAAGGGTTATGGATAAAGTTGTGAATGATGAACACTATAATTATTTTTTAAAGCTAAAAAGGGTATTATCACTAATAAAAGAGAATGAAGTTTTAGTTCGTGTAGGGGCATATAAGCCTGGAATGGATAAAGAACTAGACGATGCTCTTGCAAGAAAAGATAAAATTAGAACTTTCTTGACACAAGGTATGAAAGAACAGTATAATTTTAATGAAATAGTAGCGAAGTTTAAGGAGGTATTCCAATGA
- a CDS encoding tetratricopeptide repeat protein encodes MKVFLFILLIFTFSTAKKDFYYGFIDSTGDQISQKRIQEIEDGFATVKNARQLSKEGRIDEAYTQVNALKQLNKIPILYSDIIILYSELALKKKSKRLIIEAAKELEKAINDSRIHENDLARAYMVLVELKLNTNKVEDAKYFANIIVNNFENEVINAYGKIYLAKVYKYQNNYDMSIKVLYEVLTKTTDLLVATLVADELFDVYILNDQKDKAYELISKVLEKNMDYYAKDSFLALEKVNRLLKANMPEFAVKILEELLSRTDKPASIEDFKYKLADIYMKMYDGSDKYLIKARELYKDIINDFAGGIYAEKSKMYIDEILMRQGILEPAAVATKYPDSEAMQQKVLVQELLNHKKQGKYDLILKSKRIYVKISNTIAQRFGYESVDAIFDEVTIDLIKQYLASGKCFLLNEALQTARNETFQQLVEDDTTKDKFFECLIEVPYEKAYELLKETFTTSRNANLYLYLERMALSLQNYTDAKTFSAKIDMVDDRNVLEKEFLYRFLIKNTEGDSVSMDKFFNYAYRNKEFIDANADKPMIIDFYYYYYLYLVKRELKDEAEDVLNKLYAKQKENNAYIYSPFVELELAKIAQTNNQNDKALKLLLDSLDYTRRISPNDLAQVYYETILLYEEFNNNIKKDEYINRCKAIEGTNNSFYKKMCDEM; translated from the coding sequence TTGAAAGTTTTTTTATTTATCTTATTAATTTTTACTTTTTCAACTGCTAAAAAAGACTTTTATTATGGTTTTATTGATTCAACAGGAGATCAAATCTCTCAAAAAAGAATCCAAGAAATAGAAGATGGCTTTGCAACAGTTAAAAATGCGAGACAGCTATCAAAAGAAGGAAGGATTGACGAAGCATATACTCAAGTTAATGCTTTAAAACAATTAAATAAAATTCCTATTTTATACTCAGATATTATCATCCTTTATTCAGAATTAGCTTTAAAGAAAAAATCTAAAAGATTAATAATAGAAGCTGCAAAAGAGTTAGAAAAAGCAATAAATGACTCAAGAATTCATGAAAATGATTTAGCTCGTGCTTATATGGTTTTAGTTGAATTAAAATTAAATACTAATAAAGTAGAAGATGCTAAATACTTTGCAAATATTATTGTAAATAACTTTGAAAATGAAGTTATAAATGCTTATGGGAAAATCTATTTAGCGAAAGTTTATAAGTATCAAAATAATTATGATATGTCAATAAAAGTTTTATATGAAGTACTTACAAAAACAACAGACTTACTTGTAGCGACTCTTGTTGCAGATGAATTATTTGATGTATATATTTTAAATGATCAAAAAGATAAAGCTTATGAATTAATCTCTAAAGTTTTAGAGAAAAATATGGATTATTATGCAAAAGATTCTTTTTTAGCTTTAGAAAAAGTAAATAGACTTTTAAAAGCAAATATGCCAGAGTTTGCTGTAAAAATATTAGAAGAATTATTAAGTAGAACAGATAAGCCAGCTTCGATAGAAGATTTTAAATACAAATTAGCAGATATCTATATGAAAATGTATGATGGTTCTGATAAATATTTAATCAAAGCAAGGGAGTTATATAAAGATATAATTAATGATTTTGCTGGTGGAATTTATGCAGAAAAATCTAAGATGTATATAGATGAAATTTTGATGAGACAAGGGATTTTAGAACCAGCAGCTGTTGCAACTAAATATCCTGATTCAGAAGCAATGCAACAGAAAGTTTTAGTGCAAGAACTTTTAAATCACAAAAAACAAGGTAAATATGATTTAATCTTAAAGTCAAAAAGAATTTATGTAAAAATTTCAAATACAATTGCACAAAGATTTGGTTATGAATCTGTAGATGCAATTTTTGATGAAGTTACTATTGATTTGATTAAACAATATCTAGCAAGTGGAAAATGCTTTTTATTAAATGAGGCATTACAAACTGCAAGAAATGAGACTTTTCAACAGTTAGTTGAAGATGATACAACAAAAGATAAATTTTTTGAATGTTTAATTGAAGTACCTTATGAAAAAGCTTATGAGTTATTAAAAGAGACTTTTACAACAAGTAGAAATGCAAATTTATATTTATATTTAGAGAGAATGGCTTTATCTTTACAAAACTATACTGATGCCAAAACTTTTTCGGCAAAAATTGATATGGTAGATGATAGAAATGTTTTAGAAAAAGAGTTCTTATATAGATTTTTAATAAAAAATACAGAAGGGGACTCTGTTTCTATGGATAAATTCTTTAACTATGCATATAGAAATAAAGAGTTTATTGATGCAAATGCTGATAAACCAATGATTATCGACTTTTATTACTATTATTATTTATATTTAGTAAAAAGAGAATTAAAAGACGAAGCAGAAGATGTTTTAAATAAATTATATGCAAAACAAAAAGAGAATAATGCATATATCTATTCTCCATTTGTTGAGTTAGAATTAGCAAAAATAGCACAAACAAATAACCAAAATGATAAAGCTTTAAAACTATTATTGGACTCTTTAGACTATACAAGAAGAATTAGTCCAAATGATTTAGCACAGGTATATTATGAAACAATACTTCTATATGAAGAGTTTAATAATAATATAAAAAAAGATGAATATATAAATAGATGTAAAGCAATTGAAGGAACAAATAATAGTTTTTATAAAAAAATGTGTGATGAGATGTAA
- the flhA gene encoding flagellar biosynthesis protein FlhA: MNLRRIFSKDLFVVALFVAILMIIIVPLPKGVLDFFLIVSLSLSLLILLISLYIQKPSDLTTFPTIILVLALFRLSLNIATTRSILSEGHNGPESVSSIISAFGEFVVGGNMVIGIIVFIILVLINFMVVTKGATRVAEVTARFTLDSMPGKQMAIDADLNAGFIDDKEAQKRRRELITEANFYGAMDGSSKFVKGDAVAGIIITLVNLIGGLLIGLFQHDMSVTQSGEIYTILTIGDGLVAQLPALILSTATAVIITRSNMDEDKFANQSVSQLIKDSKSLILVGIGLILFGFVPGFPTGILMVMGILLAGIGYTISMIEDGKDNVITRLFSSTEQKTKKVDEKSSIEALKEKKKQEAIPDEKQVMENIMKMDVLELKLGIRLLQLVQGNSELLDKIKAIRKTIAADLGFIIPQIRISDDANLPTNEYELYLKRIPLARGRVEVNKLLAMGGIPGKIKGINVKEPVFNLDAVWIDEEQKDDALMNGFTVVDAPTIISTHISELIKKHSEDIITRQDIVDIVERLKKDFPIVIEEAMKVTSYGTLLKVCKDLLHEKIPIVDMLTIIEAIADIAEFTKAPDILLEHVRSKLYRLITNRFKDDDGTLHIITIKPEIEQQFVGKLQEQHGVSQLMLSIAEINNLVSKTKELLEHVESKGFSKVAMVVDPMLRKRISEIYEKFGLQVAVLSHAELDSRANFAIEGTLDF, translated from the coding sequence ATGAATTTAAGAAGAATTTTTTCTAAAGACCTATTTGTTGTTGCACTTTTTGTAGCAATATTAATGATTATTATTGTACCCCTTCCAAAAGGGGTACTTGACTTCTTTTTAATTGTTTCATTATCATTATCTTTATTAATTTTATTAATTTCATTATATATTCAAAAACCTTCGGACCTTACAACCTTTCCTACAATCATATTAGTATTAGCACTATTTAGGCTCTCTTTAAATATTGCAACAACAAGGTCAATATTAAGTGAAGGCCATAATGGACCTGAATCTGTAAGTTCAATTATCTCTGCTTTTGGAGAGTTTGTTGTTGGTGGAAATATGGTAATTGGTATTATCGTATTTATCATCTTGGTATTAATCAATTTTATGGTTGTAACAAAAGGTGCAACAAGGGTTGCAGAAGTTACTGCAAGATTTACTCTTGATTCTATGCCTGGTAAACAAATGGCAATTGATGCTGATTTAAATGCAGGATTTATTGATGATAAAGAGGCACAAAAAAGAAGAAGAGAACTAATTACAGAAGCAAACTTTTATGGAGCTATGGATGGTTCTTCTAAGTTTGTTAAAGGTGATGCTGTTGCTGGTATCATTATTACTTTAGTAAACTTAATTGGTGGTTTATTAATAGGTTTATTCCAGCATGATATGTCTGTAACACAAAGTGGAGAGATTTATACAATCTTAACAATTGGTGATGGACTTGTTGCTCAATTACCTGCTTTAATTTTATCAACGGCAACAGCTGTTATTATTACTCGTTCAAATATGGATGAGGATAAGTTTGCTAATCAATCTGTTTCTCAACTTATCAAAGATTCTAAATCTTTAATTTTAGTAGGTATTGGTTTAATATTATTTGGATTTGTTCCTGGTTTCCCTACGGGAATTCTAATGGTAATGGGTATTTTACTTGCAGGAATTGGATATACAATCTCTATGATTGAAGATGGCAAAGATAATGTTATAACAAGACTATTTTCTTCTACTGAACAAAAAACTAAAAAAGTTGATGAGAAAAGTAGTATTGAAGCACTAAAAGAGAAGAAAAAACAAGAAGCTATTCCTGATGAAAAACAAGTAATGGAGAATATCATGAAAATGGATGTTCTTGAACTTAAATTGGGTATTAGACTTTTACAGCTTGTTCAAGGAAATTCAGAGCTACTTGATAAGATTAAAGCAATTAGAAAAACAATTGCAGCTGATTTAGGATTTATTATTCCTCAAATTAGAATTTCAGATGATGCAAATTTACCAACAAATGAGTATGAACTTTATTTAAAAAGAATTCCTTTAGCAAGAGGAAGAGTTGAGGTTAATAAGCTCCTTGCTATGGGAGGAATACCTGGAAAAATCAAAGGTATTAATGTAAAAGAACCTGTTTTTAATTTAGATGCTGTATGGATTGATGAAGAACAAAAAGATGATGCTTTAATGAATGGGTTTACAGTTGTTGATGCACCAACAATTATCTCTACACATATTTCTGAATTAATTAAAAAACACTCTGAAGATATTATTACAAGACAAGATATTGTTGATATTGTTGAAAGACTAAAAAAAGACTTCCCTATTGTTATTGAAGAGGCTATGAAAGTTACTTCTTATGGAACTTTATTAAAAGTTTGTAAAGATTTATTACATGAAAAAATTCCAATTGTGGATATGCTTACAATCATTGAAGCAATTGCAGATATTGCAGAATTTACAAAAGCACCAGATATTTTATTAGAACATGTAAGAAGTAAACTATATAGACTTATTACAAATAGATTTAAAGATGATGATGGGACTTTACATATTATTACTATAAAACCAGAGATTGAACAACAGTTTGTTGGTAAACTTCAAGAGCAACATGGAGTTTCTCAATTAATGCTTTCAATTGCAGAAATAAACAATCTAGTATCTAAAACAAAAGAGTTATTAGAACATGTTGAATCAAAAGGTTTCTCAAAAGTTGCCATGGTTGTTGATCCAATGCTTAGAAAAAGAATTTCAGAAATTTATGAAAAATTTGGATTACAAGTTGCTGTTTTATCACATGCCGAACTTGATTCACGAGCTAACTTTGCAATAGAAGGAACATTAGATTTCTAA
- a CDS encoding BatD family protein, with protein sequence MKTVFRTLTIFILFSLQLFSSVNLNSSNSFIKGEPFIFEFEVSGSSINFPKIEKIEDYVVQNLGTSRSLQIINGKYSEKISQKFQILPQKEFTIPSFIFEIDGIKIESTSKKILEKKADKTISDNFDLQLISSKKEAYIGEEILLTLIFKYKKNLQITNLGFEPPHFENFWYKKVDTNRRYEENEYIVQELEYILFAQKSGKVEIKPLSIIVQQVKQDSRFGNFSFLGVPTEKKIYSNPLEFEIKELPENTDLIGEFFINSEIDKQELKEGEALSLKLNIKGVGNFDDIKDYTLELKDAIIYANKPKIETKYSTAGLEGTYEKIFSIVPNSSLIIPSFSIKYFDKKQNKVIEKRTKEYKVLVNNIKNKEEPILEKAVKKEPTKVIEKSSSFEEKLLFFLFGCFVTLLIFGLFTYVRISKNRIKKDNNPLIKKIKSSKNKEELLKILLPYLKYNSELDELIFKCEKTNKFKEIKKTIISLVKQLDIKG encoded by the coding sequence ATGAAAACAGTATTTAGAACTTTAACTATTTTCATTTTATTTTCTCTACAACTATTTTCAAGTGTAAACTTAAATTCTTCAAATTCTTTTATAAAAGGTGAGCCTTTTATTTTTGAGTTTGAAGTAAGTGGTAGTTCTATAAACTTTCCAAAGATAGAAAAAATAGAAGATTATGTGGTACAAAACTTAGGTACTTCAAGGTCTTTACAAATTATTAATGGAAAATATAGTGAAAAAATAAGCCAAAAATTTCAAATTTTACCTCAAAAAGAGTTTACAATTCCCTCTTTTATTTTTGAAATTGATGGAATAAAAATAGAGAGTACTTCAAAAAAAATATTAGAAAAAAAAGCAGATAAAACTATCTCTGATAATTTTGATTTACAGTTAATCTCTTCTAAAAAAGAGGCTTATATTGGAGAAGAGATTTTATTAACTTTAATATTTAAGTATAAAAAAAATCTTCAAATTACAAACTTAGGTTTTGAACCACCACATTTTGAAAACTTTTGGTATAAAAAAGTAGATACAAATAGAAGATATGAAGAGAATGAGTATATAGTTCAAGAACTAGAATATATTCTTTTTGCTCAAAAGAGTGGAAAAGTTGAGATTAAACCTCTTTCTATTATTGTTCAACAAGTAAAACAAGATTCAAGATTTGGTAATTTCTCTTTCTTAGGAGTACCTACTGAAAAGAAAATTTATTCAAATCCTTTAGAATTTGAGATTAAGGAACTTCCAGAAAATACAGATTTAATAGGTGAGTTTTTTATTAATTCAGAAATTGATAAGCAAGAATTAAAAGAAGGGGAAGCTTTATCTTTAAAACTTAATATCAAAGGAGTAGGGAACTTCGATGATATTAAAGATTATACTTTAGAATTAAAAGATGCAATTATATATGCTAATAAACCTAAAATTGAAACAAAATATTCAACTGCAGGTTTAGAAGGAACTTATGAGAAGATATTTTCTATAGTGCCAAATAGCTCTTTAATAATTCCAAGTTTTTCAATAAAATATTTTGATAAAAAGCAGAATAAAGTTATAGAAAAAAGAACAAAAGAGTATAAAGTTCTTGTAAATAATATCAAAAATAAAGAAGAACCAATTTTAGAAAAAGCTGTAAAAAAAGAGCCTACAAAAGTTATAGAAAAAAGTAGTTCTTTTGAAGAAAAACTATTGTTTTTTCTTTTTGGTTGTTTTGTGACACTATTAATATTTGGTTTATTTACTTATGTTAGGATTTCAAAAAATAGGATAAAAAAAGATAATAATCCTTTAATCAAAAAAATAAAATCAAGTAAAAATAAAGAGGAATTATTAAAGATACTTCTTCCATATTTAAAGTATAATAGCGAACTTGATGAATTAATCTTTAAGTGTGAAAAAACAAACAAATTTAAAGAGATTAAAAAAACTATTATCTCTTTAGTTAAACAATTAGATATAAAAGGTTAA
- the flhB gene encoding flagellar biosynthesis protein FlhB: MADEEEKTEEPTSKKIEDAKKEGNVPKSMEVTGAAVLLFGSVYLLFFSGFTFDSIKKLMLFSYNFIGEEMSPAVYYSIGYTFIITAVKALAPLFALVLVLALVTNWTQFGFLAIPLKIDLQKLDPIKGLKNIFGLKKAIEALKLTLKLIIIVAVMFLVLALTHKAFLAMMDKEFYSTFNTIIELTTYFLAAILLIILIFAIIDFFFTRHYYFKSLKMSKQEIKDEYKNMEGDPQVKGRIRKIQMQMHSKRMMNSVPEADVVITNPTHYAVALKYDSSSDNAPKVVAKGIDFIALKIKDIARENDIPIIENPALARSLHAQIEVDQEIPGEFYKALAEIFSYVFELKKKKR; encoded by the coding sequence ATGGCTGATGAAGAAGAAAAAACCGAAGAACCCACCAGTAAAAAGATAGAAGATGCCAAAAAAGAGGGTAATGTTCCAAAGTCTATGGAAGTTACAGGAGCAGCTGTTTTACTCTTTGGTTCTGTATATTTATTATTTTTTTCTGGTTTTACCTTTGATTCAATTAAAAAGCTGATGTTATTCTCTTATAATTTTATAGGTGAAGAGATGAGTCCTGCTGTATATTATTCTATAGGCTATACTTTTATAATAACTGCTGTAAAAGCTCTTGCTCCTCTTTTTGCATTAGTTTTAGTTTTAGCGTTAGTAACTAACTGGACTCAATTTGGTTTTTTAGCAATTCCATTAAAAATAGATTTACAAAAGTTAGATCCTATAAAAGGGTTAAAAAATATTTTTGGTTTGAAAAAAGCTATTGAAGCTTTAAAATTAACTCTAAAATTAATTATTATTGTCGCTGTTATGTTTTTAGTTTTAGCTTTAACTCATAAAGCTTTTTTAGCTATGATGGATAAAGAGTTTTATTCAACATTTAATACAATAATTGAGTTAACAACATATTTTTTAGCAGCAATATTATTAATTATATTAATTTTTGCTATAATAGATTTCTTTTTTACAAGACATTATTATTTTAAGTCTCTAAAAATGAGTAAACAAGAGATTAAAGATGAATATAAAAATATGGAAGGGGATCCTCAAGTAAAAGGAAGGATTCGTAAAATCCAAATGCAAATGCATTCAAAAAGAATGATGAATAGTGTCCCTGAAGCAGATGTTGTTATTACTAATCCAACACATTATGCTGTTGCATTAAAATATGATAGTAGTAGTGATAATGCACCAAAAGTAGTTGCAAAAGGAATTGACTTTATTGCATTAAAAATAAAAGATATTGCAAGAGAGAATGATATTCCAATTATTGAAAATCCTGCGTTAGCTAGGTCTTTGCATGCTCAAATAGAAGTTGACCAAGAGATTCCAGGTGAGTTTTATAAGGCATTAGCAGAAATTTTCTCTTATGTTTTTGAATTAAAAAAGAAAAAAAGGTAG